The genomic DNA CGATCTGGGCCTCGGCCTGGACCGGGAACATCGTCTACGCAGTGACCGGAACGTGGCTGTTCGTGCGAGCCAACCGATGAAAAGAGAGTCCCTTGCCCCTTGCGCGGGCACGCGATACCCTGCATTTTCCGCTCGTCGAGCGCTCCGTCCCGGCGCCGGTCCGCGGGCCTGATTCCGGTCGTCCGAACCGGCACGAGGTCGAGCGCCGCCGGGTCCGAGTCCGCTCTCGCCGTTCGACCGCGGAGCCCGTTGCTGCCGCGTCACCCCATCGGGAGATTTCGCCGATGATCCGCTGCTCTCGTCGCGGGGCCGACCTCGCACGGTCGCTCCTGTTCGTCGCCCTCGTGCTGCCCCTGCCCTTCCTGGGCACCGGCTGTGAAGAGGACACCAAGCCCTACATCACGAAATTGTCGGCCAACCCGCTGTGCGGGGCCATGACCGTGCAGGAACCCGACTCGACCCTGGGGCTGGAGGTCTCGTTCTTCGCACGGGCCAGCAGCGGCAACCGCTTCGACGATCCCACGGGCGCCAACTCGGCGCTCGACTGGTTCTGGGACTTCGACGGCGACGGACGGGTCGACGCCGAGAACGTGGTCGAACCCCGTTTCGTGTACGACCGCGTGGGTGACTACGAGGCCAGCCTGACGGTGCAGGACGACGACGGCGACACCGACACCCGCACCCTCCTGGTGCAGGTCCGCGGTCGGTCGAACGAGCTCGACATCCTCGACTTCGAGGCCGAGGTCCGCACCGGGTTGCGCTTCGACGAGAGCCTGCCGGAGAACACGGGGCTCGATCCCGAGGGCGAAGAGCGTCCGATCGAGGTGATTCCCCTCCGCGATCGCGTCGTGCTGTCGACCCAGCCCGAGTTCGAGGGATGGCAGGCGACCTTCGACGGAATCCTGCGTCCGACCTGCGAGATCACCGACATCTTCGCCCAGTACGACTGGGAGTGGGGCTTCGACACCGGAGATGTACGACCCGACCAGAACCCGGTCACCCTGAGCTTCGACGTCGACCAACGCGGTGACGTCTCGGGGGTCGTGAGCGTCACCGAGGTCGTCACCGGAGTCCGCAGGACCGACACCATCACGAGCACGCTGCCGGTGGGCGGTGCGCTCACCAACCCCGTCTTCGCCTACGTCGCGCCCGGGGCGCCCGATTCGATCGACGTACGGGGCTACTACCTCGACGGCGCGAACGAGGTCTCGGTCCGGATCGAGTACGATCCCGGCCTGACCCTCGACCGCGTCGAGCTGAACAGCCCGCTGATCGACCAGGGCTTCTCGGGCACCAGCGAGACCGAGGAGAACTTCGTCGACATCCGCTTCGAGTCCGACACGGCCCTGGACGATCCGTCCGCCGAGATCCAGATCGCCCGGCTCTACTTCACCAACGCCCCCGACACGCTCTCGGTCCCGCAGATCCGACCGATCCGCCTGCGCGAGTTCACGGCCGTGCGCGACACCACCGTCGCCCCGACCAGCACGCGCGACGCCTTCCTGGTGCACGACGTCGCCGACTGCAACGGCAACCGTCTGGGCGACACCATGGAACTCCTGGCCCGCGAGAGCTTCGTCGACCGTTCCGGCGACGGCGTTCTCGACTATTGCGCCGACTGCAACGACAACGGCAGGAAGGACGGCGCCGAGATCGCTGACGAAGCCACCGTCGACATCGACATCAACGGCATCCCCGACGAGTGCGACTGCAACAGCGACGGTGAGTACGACGAGCTGCAGCTCGCGAGTGGCGACGTCGACGACGAAGACCAGAACAATCTGCCCGACGACTGCGACTGCGACTGGAACGGCGTCGCCGACCTGGTCGAGATCCGCCAGGACCCGAGCTTCGAGCTCGTCCTCTGGCGGAACCTGCCGCAGGACCAGCAGGATCTCGTGACCGTGCCGCACAACGAGGCCTTCGGCTACACCAGCGATCTCGACCAGTTCGCCGGAGAATCGAACGGCGTGCTCGACTTCTGCGAGGACTGCGACGAC from Candidatus Krumholzibacteriia bacterium includes the following:
- a CDS encoding PKD domain-containing protein, translating into MIRCSRRGADLARSLLFVALVLPLPFLGTGCEEDTKPYITKLSANPLCGAMTVQEPDSTLGLEVSFFARASSGNRFDDPTGANSALDWFWDFDGDGRVDAENVVEPRFVYDRVGDYEASLTVQDDDGDTDTRTLLVQVRGRSNELDILDFEAEVRTGLRFDESLPENTGLDPEGEERPIEVIPLRDRVVLSTQPEFEGWQATFDGILRPTCEITDIFAQYDWEWGFDTGDVRPDQNPVTLSFDVDQRGDVSGVVSVTEVVTGVRRTDTITSTLPVGGALTNPVFAYVAPGAPDSIDVRGYYLDGANEVSVRIEYDPGLTLDRVELNSPLIDQGFSGTSETEENFVDIRFESDTALDDPSAEIQIARLYFTNAPDTLSVPQIRPIRLREFTAVRDTTVAPTSTRDAFLVHDVADCNGNRLGDTMELLARESFVDRSGDGVLDYCADCNDNGRKDGAEIADEATVDIDINGIPDECDCNSDGEYDELQLASGDVDDEDQNNLPDDCDCDWNGVADLVEIRQDPSFELVLWRNLPQDQQDLVTVPHNEAFGYTSDLDQFAGESNGVLDFCEDCDDNGVLDFLQYTVGLPPEDGGFDPDRRRVDVDANGVLDECDCNGNGRFDRGEIERGFVTASDGELIDDCDCNDNQTADLVDIGDAITEVENRDGTIVYTSTLDANRDQVIDACADCNENGTPDGDDFAAGGPLLDVDSNGLLDECDCNSDEIYDPPLDPTTNDLDQNGVFDLCDCDRNAVPDLDQIADAITDFTVGPDGRLASYVSEEDQITLIDFNEEDSGDFIPLELEAGPDQIPDLCQDCNANGVPDRNETFEDIENLGPNRSDLDRDGLLDECDCNLNGDFDVVEITLDPALDGDGDEVIDDCDCNENGRLDIVEIQEFAIFDQATGIYLRAEGTNDLGQDIIDANGNGVLDQCEEQAAADQLLAPINGRVVGSDR